A genomic window from Patescibacteria group bacterium includes:
- the rplJ gene encoding 50S ribosomal protein L10: MALKREKKEQILKTIKEASDSSSSLVFFDYQNISAGTLNMLRDKLFDKKASFSVFKNTLLKKVLGDKMPELAGPTAVLFAGDDPVSPIKELYNFKKEQESIDIKFGILEGKIIPQSQVDVLAALPSKQELLAKVVGGMSRPTNSFTRVLGGVLDGFARVVYQISQSSKIK; encoded by the coding sequence ATGGCGTTAAAAAGAGAAAAGAAAGAACAAATTTTAAAAACTATAAAGGAAGCGTCTGATTCTTCGTCCTCTTTGGTTTTTTTTGATTACCAGAATATCTCCGCCGGAACTTTAAATATGTTGAGGGATAAACTTTTTGACAAAAAGGCGAGCTTTTCCGTTTTTAAAAACACCCTTCTAAAAAAAGTTTTAGGGGATAAAATGCCGGAACTTGCGGGGCCTACAGCAGTCCTCTTTGCAGGGGACGACCCCGTTTCTCCCATTAAAGAGTTATATAATTTTAAAAAAGAACAAGAGAGCATAGATATTAAATTTGGAATTCTAGAAGGAAAAATTATTCCCCAAAGCCAAGTGGATGTTTTGGCGGCGCTTCCCTCAAAGCAGGAACTGCTCGCAAAAGTGGTGGGGGGGATGTCCCGCCCAACAAATAGTTTTACTAGAGTATTAGGGGGTGTTTTAGACGGTTTCGCGCGAGTTGTGTATCAAATATCTCAAAGCTCAAAAATCAAATGA
- the rplL gene encoding 50S ribosomal protein L7/L12 yields the protein MSEENKKEEKKEIKLTENAKKVMEMVEKMNVLELNDLVKALEEKFGVSASAPVMMAGNAGVGVPAEAVEEKTEFDVVLTDAGANKINVIKAVRELNQNLGLVEAKTLVESAPKNILEGAKKEDAQAAKKKLEEAGAKVELK from the coding sequence ATGTCCGAAGAAAATAAAAAAGAAGAAAAAAAAGAAATAAAATTAACAGAAAACGCAAAAAAAGTAATGGAAATGGTTGAAAAAATGAATGTTTTGGAGCTTAACGATTTGGTAAAAGCTTTAGAAGAAAAATTTGGCGTTTCCGCAAGCGCTCCTGTTATGATGGCGGGCAATGCCGGAGTTGGCGTTCCCGCGGAAGCGGTGGAGGAGAAAACCGAATTTGATGTGGTTTTAACAGACGCCGGCGCTAATAAAATAAATGTAATTAAAGCGGTTCGCGAATTAAACCAAAATTTGGGTTTAGTTGAGGCGAAAACGCTTGTTGAAAGCGCTCCCAAAAACATTTTAGAAGGGGCTAAAAAAGAGGATGCGCAAGCCGCAAAGAAAAAGTTGG
- a CDS encoding phosphotransferase: MKTVCPKEITNLLTKYGLTIIKPFRLADGGFKRSYVLLCKDLKGKKFVLKVFASRDKNAQSKFIREVKILLLLGKYKNLSSFVPKVYKHNFKEQKGSLYYLLEYFDYKSFGEFTLDLSYQMGIFKKDSFEVFMDFWQEVGDMRQEGLEWLSPYGLSRFMDELSFYKSRTPEILSLGMWERVFNYLKRREKTINDCCALSHLDLYPENIFAQESFSRDFKIIDWEQSHLTAKAGNEAFLYLMLWKEDYFRKKIFTRISEQGSMSSFKCFLLLFAVRFLYQTKSFAHENAFSESFKLSLLSTINDIVQGKFSRPRNLQYLVSKMLVRQLLKNFYSFKKDISVEDFPAGYGNTMLKISIMTGSDKNKDYVLRVYSLSRIYENIRREAKIYRHLSKKGIPTYFVCKNKERRLVSKAVIYGRERYFIFVCFLKGRTLSRTKLKKTHLYQAGSWLAKMHTVGVVHNDYNRRNVLYDKDVLSGIIDMEFSQFSTKSADHLRDLAKAIALWLQGIDDNASVSIREVYESFMGGYFGKNWKDESFKVNRLIVEELRKLRTEYRRMNKKSPSEYFEGIIVFINNLIPRFKV; encoded by the coding sequence TTGAAAACTGTGTGCCCAAAAGAAATAACAAATCTTTTAACTAAATATGGTCTAACGATAATAAAACCCTTCCGTCTCGCCGACGGCGGTTTTAAAAGGTCGTATGTTTTGTTGTGCAAAGATTTAAAGGGCAAAAAATTTGTCCTTAAAGTTTTTGCATCCCGCGACAAAAACGCCCAAAGTAAATTTATTCGCGAAGTTAAAATCCTTTTGTTGCTGGGGAAATATAAAAATCTTTCCTCCTTTGTTCCTAAAGTATATAAACATAATTTCAAAGAACAAAAGGGCAGTCTTTACTATCTTTTGGAGTATTTTGATTATAAAAGTTTTGGGGAATTCACTTTGGATTTGAGTTATCAAATGGGGATATTCAAAAAGGACTCGTTTGAGGTTTTTATGGATTTTTGGCAGGAAGTTGGGGATATGCGCCAAGAGGGGCTAGAGTGGTTGAGTCCGTACGGTTTGAGCCGTTTTATGGACGAGCTTTCATTTTACAAAAGCAGAACTCCCGAGATATTAAGTTTGGGTATGTGGGAGAGGGTTTTCAATTATTTAAAAAGAAGGGAAAAGACTATAAACGATTGTTGCGCGTTGTCCCATTTAGACTTGTATCCCGAGAACATTTTTGCGCAAGAATCGTTTTCGCGCGATTTTAAGATTATTGATTGGGAGCAATCGCATTTAACCGCCAAAGCGGGGAACGAGGCTTTTTTATATCTAATGCTTTGGAAAGAGGATTATTTTAGGAAAAAAATTTTCACTAGGATAAGCGAACAGGGGAGTATGAGTTCCTTTAAGTGTTTTCTGCTCCTTTTTGCGGTTAGATTCTTATATCAAACAAAATCTTTTGCCCATGAAAACGCTTTTAGCGAATCTTTTAAACTATCCCTACTTTCCACAATTAACGACATCGTACAAGGAAAGTTTAGTCGGCCAAGAAATTTGCAATATCTAGTAAGTAAGATGTTAGTTAGGCAGTTACTTAAAAATTTCTATTCGTTTAAAAAAGACATTTCTGTTGAGGATTTTCCCGCAGGTTATGGGAACACGATGCTGAAAATAAGCATTATGACAGGAAGCGACAAGAACAAAGATTATGTTCTTAGGGTTTATTCTTTGAGTCGTATTTACGAAAACATAAGGAGGGAGGCAAAGATTTACAGACATTTAAGTAAAAAAGGCATCCCCACCTATTTTGTTTGTAAAAACAAGGAACGGCGACTGGTTTCAAAAGCAGTGATATATGGCAGGGAGCGGTATTTTATATTCGTATGTTTTTTAAAAGGGCGCACTTTGTCGCGGACGAAGTTAAAAAAGACGCACCTTTATCAGGCGGGCAGTTGGCTTGCTAAAATGCATACTGTTGGAGTTGTTCACAATGATTACAATCGCAGGAATGTTTTATATGACAAAGATGTTTTGTCTGGAATAATTGATATGGAATTTTCGCAGTTTTCAACAAAATCTGCGGACCACTTACGGGATTTAGCTAAAGCTATTGCGTTATGGTTGCAGGGTATTGATGATAATGCTTCTGTTTCAATCCGAGAAGTATATGAAAGTTTTATGGGGGGGTATTTTGGGAAAAATTGGAAAGACGAATCTTTTAAAGTTAATAGGCTTATTGTGGAGGAGTTGAGAAAGTTAAGGACAGAGTATAGGAGGATGAACAAAAAATCCCCCTCGGAATATTTTGAAGGAATAATAGTTTTTATAAACAACCTAATTCCACGGTTCAAAGTTTAG
- a CDS encoding four helix bundle protein: MVALKDFINNFDMSNPDWKSSQGYKAIASWQTAMLLRDMLVLWFKETGAENSRNFPSVPVNFRLFGRLEAQVLDAARSVIANIEEGYTRPDTKAYLQFLGYSQASLAEVRGDVERMKEDDILKSVKGSTLLFIGIKTPAKDFPYSYLRELKSCDNIL, from the coding sequence ATGGTCGCTCTTAAAGATTTTATCAACAATTTTGATATGTCAAACCCCGACTGGAAAAGTTCGCAGGGGTATAAAGCAATAGCCAGTTGGCAAACTGCAATGCTTTTAAGGGATATGCTAGTACTTTGGTTTAAGGAAACAGGCGCAGAAAACTCTCGTAATTTCCCGTCTGTTCCCGTGAATTTTCGTTTATTCGGCCGTTTGGAAGCGCAAGTACTAGATGCCGCGCGGTCTGTTATTGCAAACATTGAAGAAGGTTACACGCGCCCCGACACAAAAGCATATCTACAGTTTTTAGGCTATTCCCAAGCTTCTTTGGCAGAGGTTCGCGGCGATGTAGAGAGGATGAAAGAAGATGATATATTAAAGTCAGTTAAAGGTTCCACTTTGTTATTTATTGGAATTAAAACACCCGCTAAAGATTTTCCATATTCCTATTTGCGGGAGTTAAAGAGTTGTGATAATATTTTATAA